Genomic DNA from Telopea speciosissima isolate NSW1024214 ecotype Mountain lineage chromosome 2, Tspe_v1, whole genome shotgun sequence:
GATCCCAGGCCAAATAAAGCTTTACTCACAAAACTTACTAGAAGAATGGCCACCATCTCCTGCTCCTATTCCCTCTCTGCTCATGCATAGGGGTCCTACCAACATGTTGCTGAACCTGCTCAGGGAAGGCACAACGTCCTCTTGTTCCTCTTCTCTCCACAAGAGGGTTCCGGAACCACAAAACAAGAACAATACCAACAAGGCTGACAATTGGAGCCGCAGCAAAGAAAAACcaccctcctcttcttctctccctcccaGAGGTATCAGTAGCATATTCTCCACTGACCAATTCTCCTCTCTCAGTTCTTCCATTACTAATATCACTTTGTTCATCCGTCTCAGAATCACTGGAGATATCAGAGGAACTTTCATTGCCTTGGTCCTGAGGCTGGATCTCATGAATTCCTACTCTACTAACAGTGTTGTGCTTCCCATCCTCATAATCCTTGTCATCAGTTGGAAGCTCAAAACGACAAAGAGGGCATGAGTTCCTAGCACTCAACCACGGCAAGATACAGTTAGGATGGTACAGGTGCATGCAGGGGAGTTGGTTAGCTTCAGTACCAATGGGTATGGAATCTTTGCACACTGCACAGACCAAACTCCCATGCTTCTCATGTTCCTTATTTATGACCATGAGAGGTAGACATTCCACAAAGTTTGCAGATGCTGGAGGTGCCCCTCGTCTGAAGCCGTCAGTCTCTGCAAGTTGCTCGAGAAGTTCTTCAAAGCCTCTTGTATCAAGATAGTCACCGGGATTCCCTATGTAGTAGGGTTGTACCTCTGAATCATCCTCCAAGTTTGTGAAGACGTCAGGGATGTATGTACGTCTACTTTGACGGATTCTCCAATGAATCAATCCCCCACTTTCAGGCGACTGAATCCCTCTCAGCCAGTTTATGGGGCCATTATTTTCAATTGGACTCCTAATGAGAGCATCTTGGATCCAACCTTCTGCTTCAGTAGTCTCAACAGTGCTTCCCTCAGCATCAGCTTCTTCCCATTCACCATCTTCTGGGTCATCTAAATTCCATTGGTTTAGTCCAGCATGCATTGGGTCTATATCAGTATCACTGTCAATATCACTTCCATCACCTGGTTGGATGAACATCTCTCTATCCAGTAAACCATGACCATCCACGGAAGCATCTGATTCCCCACCGTAAGCACTGAAAGAAATTGCATCACTCTCAGAATGGAAAGCTCCATATCCACTAAAGCTTACATTGGATTCACTCTCCCCAAAAACAGAATCCAAGTTATCAAAAACTTCACTTTCATTGTCAGACAGcactctcctccatctcctagACCCACTTGGAGTAGTTCGTGAGCTTGTACGCTGCACCACCCTTGTGGCAGTATCACCATCAGTAAGTTGAACCTCATGTTCCAAGGAAGAAATGGGGACAGAATACTGATTTTGCCTGACCAAATTAATCAGATGAGAGAACTGTTGCGAAAACAGATCCTCAGCAGACTCGGAACTCCTGCTGTACCCAGCTCTTCCCCCTTCTGAACTACTATGATGAGAATCTCGTATGTTTGTGTCAATATCTTCAAGAAACATACGCTTACAGTCCCCGCACAGGCTATCTGTTTCAAAGCCCTCATTAACTTCATCATCTGGAGAAAAGATTCTCCTGCATAGGGCACAATGTCCCTCCAGCTGGTCAAAATGGTGAACTACTACACTGTTCATTGGGGCAAGCTCTGTGAACTCCGACTCCTGGGAAATACTATGTGATTCTGCATCCATGTGGAACtggatagaaagaaagaatgagtgAATACCATAAGGATTTACAAAGGACAAATGTGGAAAtggaaacagaaaataagacaaaaacaTGAAAACCTACTTGAGATCAATATAACTGAAACTGAATATGAACTAGTCAACCAATTAGCATCTGGCAGAGTATGCACACACTCAAGACTATCACGATGATACAGTCAATTAGAACTGCCGCTGTATTTAGCTGGTAGATCTGCTGTGCAGGATGGGTATGTTGTCTGTTGATTTCTTTGAACTTACAAGGATACCCTTAAATCTGCAAGTTCACTTAGAAAACAATAGATTCAATCAGTAAGATCATAAGATTGAGATATAGGTCACTGCTAATCCATAAGAGACGTTAACATGGCACTATTTCAAATCAGACCTTATGCAACAGTTATAACTACAGAACTTTATGGGGAATACTCAATCATGCTCCGAGTATAACTCAGAAGCTGACATTGTGCGCAAGCTGCTGATTAGCCAGTGATCAGTAGTGTGATCCAATTTGAAACATCAATAGGTCATTATGCACAAACCATCTACTCCCTCTTTAATAGGATGACATAATTCACCCCTGTGCACCTGGGCCTGTGGACATGATTCCACTTTTGTCCTCATTAGCATGGTTCGAAATTTCAGCAAAATGTTGTGGTTTGGATAGAACTGAAACGAAAGGACACGTGAATTAACAAGACTTCCACATTTCAGTGAAATGATACAAACCTCTTatataaaacccaaatttcGAGCCCCTCGTAAATTTTGCTTGCGAGATCTGGAAACCCTGATGTTTTGCCAAAAGCATTTGCTTAACTGCTGGATCAAAGCTTGGCAGTCGACTTTGGAGCATCCGCTTCAAGATTTGGGTGGATTTGAGCAACATTGGACATATTTTGATTTGAAGGTAAACCCCCCTTTTCTTAAAATGAATTTGGGGGCGGTTTTCATGCACAGCCGCACAAGGAAGAGAGGGTTATGATGCATAAAATAGGGGGGCCATATGGTCATTTCGACCCCCATTGTGAGTGGGAGGCACGACCGTGCAAGCGTGCACAGCTGTACACAGAACTTTTGCCccatgaattttttcaaaaaatagaataaatatatattagttGGGTGTTCAATATTTTATATTCTATACACTAGCAACCTAGGGTCTGAAGCCAAACTATCACTTTGGGTGTTCCCACCCACCCCCAAATCTAATGATTCAAACATGTGTAATCATGCTTAAACAGGCACTTGAAAATTCAGGGCAAAATTCCACTTTTTGGGCATCAAAATGGCCATTTCTGTATTTTCACCACAATGCACAAAATTTTGGTGGGATTTCATCATTTCGGCGTTGCCAGGGGTCTGAATTCCGTCAACATCCGAAATTTGTAACCTTGCCCATTAAAACACCTCAGGCACACCATACCAGCTGGGCAAGCCACCTCCTAAAGTGCTTCgatacaaatttttttcccGCATAATCCATATAACCAAATACATGGAAGCACTTGCTATTTGTTCTCAACAAAACCTGAAGAGTGAAGACCAAAgaattgcacatatgttggcttCCATATAGAGTATAAGACGATATAGATAATACCAACAAATGTCTCAGACCCCAGCGTAACATACTAGAGAATAATGAAAAGAAGAGAGGCAAAAAGCTACTCTAGGGCAATCAACCTTCAATTATTATTGTTAATCACATGTCTTTTCCATCCAAGAATGGTTTGGACTTATAAGTCTCAAGGAGTTATGGCTTGTGGATTGGGCACTTGGGTTCTGCTAGAGTAATGATGGGTGAACGCAGCTGCATAGCAGGTCTTCTATCTAACAACTTCTTAGGAAGTTGTCCCAATGAATCGAAGGTTTGTTTCAGTCTATATTTTGGTCCCTGTGGAAATAAAAGCATTTCATCTAAATTATATCAACAAgttcaaaaatatttggaaaTGATGGAAACATAATGAAATTGATGGAAAATAGAATAAGCATCAACATACACCTAAAAATGGTTCTAAGAGATCAAAGTGGTAGCGACAAACATTGTCATGTTTTTGGAACAGCAAGGAACATTAGTCTAAAGACATATGTTGATTCTGTTttaactttttcccataatttttttttataaatttatatatGATGCTAAAAAATGAGAAGTATATGATAAAGGTGAGAATATATATGTTATCCTTTAGCAGTATATACCCCCTCCAAAAATAAGCAGTCtatggttttcttcttcaaacattATGTATTTGTAATCTTATTTATGTAAAATCCAAAAGAGTAAAACAATGCAATATATTTGTGAGAAAATACAAcaacatatttattaaaaagatatatatattttgatgcAGTTGCTTTAGGCTGGTTGGACCAGAATGACCCACTTTGGAGACCCAAGCCGAGACTCAACTGGCCCAATCTAGTTTTTTGGTCAAAAGGGGGCTCGTAGTTTACATAGCAGCAATCTTATATTTTATAATGGTGGGTATATTATGTAGCAGTTATTTGgtagtttccttatttgagtTTATTTCCTACTTGAATAGGTTTCCATATTGAGTTGAGTTTCTTTTACTTATATGTAATGTAAGCACATATGATAGAGTTGAATTGAATGGAAAATTGAGTTGACGTTTGAAATTATCTCGCAGGTTTTGAGTCAAGTGCGGCCAGGTTGGTCgattcccccttcccccctctccttctcttctgcgATTTTGAGTCCTTTCTGCAACTCAGGTACtattctcctctccctcccGTTATTCTCACTTTATTTCTGACTTCCTATTCTGTTCCTTTACATTACTGTACTGTGTATTGCTGCTGGTTGTTCTCGATAGCAGTAGTTTTGGGGCAGCAACTATCACCTGTTAAACTCTCCAACCTTATCCGGTAACCCATCGTTGCTATGTTAATACTCAACCCAAGGGATGAATAAAACCCTAGAACTACTACCTTCCCTGTAGTGAGATCACTTTCTGCGAGTGAGTCAGAATTTTCCCTTTCCACCAACAATACCCATCAGAAAATTATTCTGTTAAATAGATCATTGAGTGAACTTCCTATTACCTGGGCTTCAGAGAACTATTAGTAgcaattcaaaacccaaattccaagcatggTTAGCTTCTCATGTTGGAGTTCTCTCAGTTGAAGCTGAACCATTTCCACCGCTGGTTTGGATGGTGGAGCATGCTGTTATATTTTGGTTGAAATATATCAACATTTAGCACTGAAGGTTAACCCCTTCAATAAGATGCCTTGGAAGTTATGACGCAAGGCATGTCACATCAAACAAGGTACCAAGGCTCCGGTGAGGACCTGAACATACAAGGGCTCATTTAAGATCTGTTCTTCCTCAAGGGTGCCTTGTGCTCAAGGCACAAAGCCTAACACCAACTATTTCAAATCCTGAGGATGCCAACTATGGATGGCCTTCCAATTGTCATTCAAAGGTTTGAAGACCTCTTTAATTAGGTCTACCTATCCTAACACAAGGTTACTAAGAGATATTCTTGAGGCACTGATTATTGGGACATTCTCACATAGTCTAAAGCAGGAGCCAGCCAGCACTCAAGTAAGAGACACCTGGACCTTTTCCAAAAGTTAACGACCAAGTTACGAGTCACATTACCTGTCTGGCTGATAATTGTAAAGTACATCCCTCACTCTTCCAGAGCAGAAAAAATATGCCAGATTCTGACCTATGATATCATTTTAACATAAATAACACTTTCTTGTCTTTTTAATAGAGATTTCTTTGATTTCTCATTTGCCAATCTTTACTATATTACCACCACAAAATGTTCTTCGTCAAAAAGTTGGTTTCAGTTTAAAACTCACATGTCATACCAGCCAGCCACATATGGAAGTGATAGAAATCACTCCCACCCCAACTACATGTTAGGTTTCTCCTAGTATTCAATTCTTTCAAGAAACATTGATTTGAGTGCATAGTTCTTTAGATATTTGATCTCTCCCATGGCATCCCCCAATTCCTAAATTAAGTTTGTCTTTTGAACCTAAATCGCCTTCCCCTCTACACTCCACTATCACTTTGTAACTCCATTAATATTGATTAGGATTTGTCGTAGTTGTTAGAGGGTGAGAAGTTAAATGGAGACTGGGACCATAgaggattagggttttctcaACTCTAGTCCCACATTAGAATCTTTCATCAACAGCAACTTAATAGTTCAAAAGCTTCCAATTCCTAAATCCTCATTGATTGATGCCTTCACATATCCAGAAAACAATGCTGCAAAAATCCAAAACGATGTGTATTACCTTCAGAATTCCCCTCTGTAAATCTAACCATCTGAATTTTAGTTAAAGGAATAAGGCCAAAAAAGCATTTTTATATGAAAACCACTCCAAATTTCCTAGTCAAAATGCCATCAAGAAGGAATTTGACAGtccttgatgcagattcatcatcaaatagggcttgtttcattgggaataagtgtagggttgggatatatatatgttgggcctttgttcccaagggttttctatgtattaggccactttagtgggcctgaaataggggtatataggttgcatacgggattagcccaatacttagtttttattttgtgtttttaattgaaccggtttaaattggctgcatccaattggttcaattggttcaattggtctaatttaagtgaagtgatcctattggctaagaggttcttatatcctattggctactagggaatcttctttattttaagtagtttaagttgttttaagtcattaggactctattttgagtctatttgagtttcctagtcagtttaagttgcttaataggttagggttaaggttaggccattcttttttagtgtctaagtctatttttgagtcttctatataagtttgtaagggaggccagcattgtacacgaattttgattaataaaaactcaaccttatgcttgctgcctttgttgctgcctttgctccattgtgagtgtgccttgtgagtaatatcaaggttgtcttgtgagtaatatcaaggtgaagggattggtggatctccaatcgactccttgcattgtgaagatcgggaaggctgctacttatctccttgcatcttgtagatcgggagaccccattgttcatcttcaaagttgctaccattgaagatctctgcaaatccagtaagtttcaatctgagatttgatttcaaaccttcttcttctaatctgtccagccattccccttcattagacctagtccaaactcccctccatccatcaaaccctaacctccattaaaaccctaaatccaattctgtccagaattacagaatttcaaaactcatccaaccCCTAATCTTttaataccatattgaccccctagatctgcccattaataccctataaacccctttcccaatatccaacccaaaccctaggaattgaccaaaatcctagtgctgtccattcgaaccagcagccccttatgttgtttgatcttgttgtttggctcctagtaggtctcctacctatctaggactacattagtccTTGAGAGTTTTCTCACCCATTAACCATTCCATTGTAAGAGACAACCATCAAGGTCCCTCATCCATAGACTGCAATGGCACAACCAGGACAGAGAGAGAAAAGCAGGCATAGTCAAGGAGGCACAAAAATAACGGTGTGTCAATCAATTGGAGAAAGTCTGAAAGAATGACATTTTACAATAATCCCAAGACATGCTCAAGTGGGTTGAAGTTGAGAACGCCCAGGGGAGGGGGCACTTCCACATGGCTCTCCTTGCAGCGTAATTTCTTAACTGTGGTGTTTGACCATAGCCTCTATTTAATTTATCAATAG
This window encodes:
- the LOC122651809 gene encoding uncharacterized protein LOC122651809, which gives rise to MDAESHSISQESEFTELAPMNSVVVHHFDQLEGHCALCRRIFSPDDEVNEGFETDSLCGDCKRMFLEDIDTNIRDSHHSSSEGGRAGYSRSSESAEDLFSQQFSHLINLVRQNQYSVPISSLEHEVQLTDGDTATRVVQRTSSRTTPSGSRRWRRVLSDNESEVFDNLDSVFGESESNVSFSGYGAFHSESDAISFSAYGGESDASVDGHGLLDREMFIQPGDGSDIDSDTDIDPMHAGLNQWNLDDPEDGEWEEADAEGSTVETTEAEGWIQDALIRSPIENNGPINWLRGIQSPESGGLIHWRIRQSRRTYIPDVFTNLEDDSEVQPYYIGNPGDYLDTRGFEELLEQLAETDGFRRGAPPASANFVECLPLMVINKEHEKHGSLVCAVCKDSIPIGTEANQLPCMHLYHPNCILPWLSARNSCPLCRFELPTDDKDYEDGKHNTVSRVGIHEIQPQDQGNESSSDISSDSETDEQSDISNGRTERGELVSGEYATDTSGRERRRGGWFFFAAAPIVSLVGIVLVLWFRNPLVERRGTRGRCAFPEQVQQHVGRTPMHEQRGNRSRRWWPFF